A window of Schistocerca americana isolate TAMUIC-IGC-003095 unplaced genomic scaffold, iqSchAmer2.1 HiC_scaffold_18, whole genome shotgun sequence genomic DNA:
ggcagtggttgtcttctcactgcacatgctcattttaatgtcaagaagttgctaaattaaaatagtgatggagataaggaatcaggtgctgtggcatgtacatacatgtggaattttataaaagtgagattgatgaaaactgcataatgatccaagtgaagaaccacaaaatattttaattttaattgtctgaattcattacagctgccatatacagccactgtcacagagaaggacaaaggtgcccacaaaaagcaaggcaacattggtgtttggaggctggtgtaaggacactgccagtgaccgaaataatggtacagcttagtttgctggaatgaacacccctcatgaaaggggaaaggaataacagaccattataaaattacagattgtcacagttaggagatagagaaattatgtcatgtacaattctgatagtgtctccattggatttcaagttactgagaaccagcagatcccaaagtgatgagccacagcagttcacgtagcacacgtcgcaaatgacatgccatgtagtgtagcagagttgtggctgcttacaactatgtgactcactttcttttgtattagtagtgtgatgttgataggaagccataaaggccacatgaataccgagaatcctgatcgaaacactttaaactatctgcaagtactgtaatgactgcatacctacaaaactggaggacactggcctcaacaatacattatgattttatgagctttttctatttaggggtgtactaacctgttccagagtgttgttgtgttagagtaattcttcatcaaagttcatattttggattccaacatgctaatagctgccccagtggtaaggaggtttaatgtgtcgagggtatgcccacagatacttaacatgcgtggccagcacataagttttcatttcaattgagtcacactaccctgttagggagcttcttacagatgcaagcagtttgttcaaggtacattgttggttagggtttggatagttattttctatgtattttgtgtttattagcacatgctcagttagcccccaaactacactgaatagctcttgttgttcacactgctacagcagactgcaatgtgattgaaatatagcactgtaggcatccaaatcgctattgatggcattctcctgtaaaaatgcatcggtggcaactggcatcagtgtatcagcctcactgatttgtacctgtacacacagaacaagtgagacttgtgtgtttcatagtgaatgactagtggaagccacttcatactgtggacagtgttaaggtgatatgcagaaaagtatatctaatttacaaagaagatagtgtaggtgtcttgaagtgtactatgtgacattggtagcaatgatatatggcatcataaatcacaaatactgtaacagcctagcacatgttcatagcaacactgcagagagcaacaatgacagcatgaagaaccagcataaaggtgtgggagtttaaacaattggaaaattttatatccagcaactaaaggaactatatgccaatttggatacacagcttaaccaacaaaactatcatcaacaagtgtggtactcagtactgatgacttaacatcagccattcctgtcagggactgctgttacaacttttacaagaaactaatgtaacatttacacaaaatccaactgcagtgcaaatttggattccttgacatgcataaggcaagtcctacatcacttggaggggaaaggaaatttcaaaactgaagtctttaaagtaatctgtaagagcacagtttgacagaactacaggcaatgcatcattatcccattttggtatactcgaacatttaattgggaagctgttagagcagttgctgtggacaattttgaagcaactttgtattttggccatgcatatctctgtggtcatggctaacagggatggaagctgatattatgacagcagcaacacaatgtgactaatgtgaacacatccaataaagaggaaactgcaaataagaattttttgtcgagtagtgacttgagtaagagcataattggactggggcagcccaacaactagggtcccaatggcagtcaaaacaaaggaaatacaagaaattaaaatggaaacaaaaagtggaaaaataggtaaaaacatctgactaaacacggccacaaatgtccatagctcattgaggggctacagcagtggtctggaattagtcctctgaaagtgaactaaatggattttggtccactcagcttgtgtcagttgctaacaggatgtggcttaacttccagcactgcagtacctcatgagaaagaagtacttttattcactctgtgaaggcagtacagaattctctgaccagtcatttgcacaggaattctgtgaccagtcatttgcacagaagttgctggtggtgactgcactgaagtcattccacgtggtactgtgttacaatcattactgtatgcctcctaccagatttaaacacatgataatgaatttaataatggttacagagagccaaggatgcttgcacaaggtagaccagagtggagaactgcatcaaaccccattcggactgacaataacaacaacaagaacaactgcagtccataaattgggtgagtatgagcctaacaccaagtggtgtttactttacaaactgattttctgctacatcagttccatactgacttccctcctacctccctcccacccaccctacctcccacctttcgcactgcagttctgcaagtatgaaatgtctgagatgagtggcagtatagttacttcccactcaccaaatctatcactcttactgaagggtgcagtgatgtaagacagattgtgatttagtaagcaaattgagtgcacggtcttgctattgttaggtagcactgattgggacaaatgaccgacagtcgagatcagatggcctctaacaaagctgtgtttagtcaggctgtggaggatgcatggggaaattacatgatgcagtgtccacagttgcatttttcctccattacatgaaggtagaacaatctgtggacaaagttcattgctgtagcccaggattcagacaagaaataaacacgttttgtccaacagaaattaaatgtcatattgtttcttattctacatacagcatgaggaaacacatgtactccatcaaataaatgcagcatacagaccaatttctatatacaaacaccatttagaaactacaaattatcctactgccctgttttcttatttggtcatgagagactttccaatttgtaatttgcctgtgtgtgtgtgtgtgtgtgtgtgtgtgtgtgtgtgtgtgtgtgtgagagagagagagagagagagagagagagagagagagagagagagagagagagagagagagagagagagagatgtattttgcacatttttggccgaggctgatgggtggcaatagagtgggagagaaatgaatttgacataacaaaaaatagccctaaaaaggggcactcttggtttattcatttcatgtatgtaggcagagagcaagtaaagagaatgtaatactcaaaatattaaattaaaataaatttatttcaggtacaaggataatgccaactagaactagctcaaatttccttctctcatctttgatatttttctgtcaccaagagattttgtgctggctctcactggcagaacactgcacagaagaacaaggaaagaatgtaaaatgttctcagtccataacattttatccagaatgcctctatttccgacttcagtcatgcaccctggcactgaatctgtgaggcattggacccatttgtcagaagaaacaaccccaccgaggcttcaaaaaaaccagtccaaaagagcatcagctataaatggtgtgtttcacagccagttctctgtgtgttcgtgctacttacacacacataatttccattgtgttcaagtgagcagtctctcacagccagtccattacattaatgtctatcttggacagctgcagttgaatgagcagACCTATACAAAAGTGAATATTACTCCTGTAGCATGAATTCCCCTCCACAATATAGCATTCACACTAAATGCAGCACCACTTTCTTAAAAATGTGGGCATACGGACTGCTACtgaggcgggggaaaccgacgcccccggcgggggaaaccgacgcccccggcgggggaaaccgacgcccccggcgggggaaaccgacgcccccggcgggggaaaccgacgcccccggcgggggaaaccgacgcccccggcgggggaaaccgacgcccccggcgggggaaaccgacgcccccggcgggggaaaccgacgcccccggcgggggaaaccgacgcccccggcgggggaaaccgacgcccccggcgggggaaaccgacgcccccggcgggggaaaccgacgcccccggcgggggaaaccgacgcccccggcgggggaaaccgacgcccccggcgggggaaaccgacgcccccggcgggggaaaccgacaatcggctagtactacctgttgtcaccacttatttgccattatgtctggaccctcacggctgctaaactactgtttggtcttggtaagacaacttatctgtgaaaaaatacattttttcacattgcattcagatgtagctctgtggctgccagccagtgtaacatttcctcactgagttcctgttttatagtggatcatagtgcgtgcagtacagctttccttggccctcaactaactgcatcattggaactgggaagttggtcactcactacaactgcttcgtatctaggggagggattagttggctcttacaggcaagctatgtgttatcctgctgtgtgctcagtatcttgagccaggcattctgctgatagtgcctccttcaacaaaattttttaaaattctgtttacagtaggggtagacttctgacattccaaagattcatcaatcacacaggttgatattttatccaaagttcccaatactcaggcaacttccactcccatagtcacccttggggtgaatttgtatagctttaaaaatgcacgttactacccctcaatatttgtcatgtcaacacaggatacatagaaattcacgactctgccagatatgtgacaagcatggatggaaagccaaatcatctgcatactgcagacgtttgcttaaccttgcacagcttacactgaggacaggccacatatttgaacaaaatttccttaaacatttttgccatttatcagcatgacaagagagaaatcagcattggactaatatgccatttctgatgactaacacctctgacaatacctcagttacagtcatccactcacaagcagcaccagaggaatatcacagtcaagcaaacattaatggtttgagttggagccagggcatgagtaacgacaaccaaaggtgtattcatttatttcttatgtctgttacttgtaattagggtctcagtgatgttctaaggccttccatgacatcttccactgatctgtgcccgcaactattgttgctatgatggtctaacacaagactgcaactcacctcgccatcatcttccccttctccctgttcccgttttcaagcacgatatgcagtacactaggactcccatacaagaataacattgtgtgatgaaaacctgaatagtattgtaaaccccgtgaagaaatttgatctctttttgctgtaaaaatgtttgtggaagcgcacttcacaatgttgatattgtgctggactatacacaagcactgtaatggaaagtgaagttatagtttggcacatgtgacagatgagatctgatggaatatgatcaaatgttttgttgcaacactttgcttacctaggcctgcaactggatgatactgtgaatcattagttttactgtttctattctttgccatgaggtctggtttgtgttcaaataattatatcaaacttggcacccattctacatctacatcagtaaaggcacataagtgagtacttaagatgccgcatccaagttcaaatgcatctggaagcttaattgttggcattcttttttctggtagttcataatagatctaatagattatagttaatattctctgacaagtaactgacccagtaatgttgataactaatttgataatgctgcctgcccattcattagagctttaatggctgtatgtaggtgcaaaagtacatcattatttgttcacactttgtcaaagtactctgggaaattttaacccctgctttaaacatttaaggatggtaagtattaagtgtggttgtagtagtgtgtaatatttcttatcatgaactgttaaaggtatcatgtttcattctgtcttttgaGAAGAGCTCctcaaatgttgcttttgttgttggttattttctctatcataaaacattataactttcatgactttagctacaggtagtttaataaatgtatctgaaacagagtgaagcacatacacaacaagagcagctatttcattactcagacacacaattccattatttgcataaatgtcaaaaaaatctgtctctctttctagtgaatttgcaaaaacaattaaaaaatggaaatgtgtagctttgaactctgcaccttcaagttaccgtgcaatgcttctatcatttcaccatggagaatggatttgggaagagcaggtaattttgaggccataaccttcattctaaatcatgcagagatatattttcaagctgcaaaatgaagaatatgagtggcagtggaaaacaaaaaacttgttggtaaaactggtcttccattcttagttgcttgaatggtagacagtgagcacttagaatctgaatgccaataaatatactaaggctaagagtgtgcttatgtcagtgatttgaaccttccaagagtcaggtccataacctatgcagttaagtaagcgatcactagcatgaatactgagttagtatcagacacctcacatttaccacaccaatgacactcatctccccgagatcaatccctggtctggtttttatggcactattgccaaatggtctgatctttccaggcttttgtctaatatggcacaattgtttgtttgctgatgagtgtacactgacccctacctcagcacctcaatgcctcgagccatcacaattcttcagaaatgaatttaacaataccatggaaagcacacaggcacgacaaaaaaaaaaaaaagaaaaaaaactgtaagaaagtgagctctcagtgaacaaggcctctgttatatatagataacatacactcacatactcacgcaaatgcaactctcacacacgtgatcacactctctggcagctgaagccaggctgcgagcagttgcacatgattaaacaggcaatcacgtgggggtaaggaggaggctgggacaaggtgtgggagggtaacagggtagaagtgagcaacagtagattgctggagatgacctgcaggagacaggacataataaggttaaaggcaatagcaaagagggtcacactcaaaacagtaccctgaggcacaccaacttcctggtaaaggtgtctgacaaggcagtaccaacattccttgaaaaatcaatactttaaaaatacctgaaggacatggggcatgtggcctcagaagtgccacatgtagagagatcaagaatacccatccttcagaaggtgtttcaggcattctgcaaatttaaaaacactggcagtgtctgatatatccacagaaaaccattcgcgacacacgttgacaaagtgatgagatggtcagctgcaggacggcctgatcaaaatcggcacagtacagtggtcagtgaattgccacactctagtcactataccagccaggcatgaattacatgtttcatcagtttgcaaacacagcttgtgggagaaatggggcagtaactagaaggaaggtatttttccgtactgggcttgggtatgggtatgggaatgacagtgtctttatgctggcatctggcaaacggcgccctctgcccagatgcagttgtacataagaaagagcaagtgcttgcccacaaaagaaaggtttaggaacatctgaatgcaaacatcgtccagcactgtgttggaggatcgataggaagtgagagcaagttctcgccccctcatactaaaggcagcttgtagcactcgctaatctgtcaaaataagggtactacccaagcctcctccacttgtttctggtggaggaaggcagaatgatagtgggtggagcttgaaatctccgcagaatagcagcccaatggatcttggtcctgcagggcccatacaacagatgaggtagtggaactgttagaagaactagttaaggaaatctagctagatttttgctatcctgaagggtgcaacgacactgtgcatgcaactgttcataatgaatgcagtttgccatcatagaatgatggttaaaaacatggagaacacatctctgcaagtgagttgagtcacaacacagctcagtcaatcaaggcactgggacatggcacagtaaagatgaagggcgagaatggaatattgtgtggtggtaatgatggcatttgtaagatactctacctggccatcacaactggagaaattatgttactcaaagggtgccagggaacagtaaatctctagtcatccctagaaagttgccatttgggtgtgcatatatgtggggtaggagtcagaaaatggatagcaaatggtaaatggttgctcgagtacgtactagagacagtgatgagatgatgggcaaattgggcagtgcaggagatttccagatatgggtaggagtgcatgtagttaaaaggaagatgggtactcccacgataaggcaaattaggttaaggtgacagaagttcagcctagagggcacctctctgtcaggttctgggagatttccaaagagaatggtgtgcattacagtcaatgagcagcagaaaggggtgagggagttggccagtaagctggatgaagagtgtccatgacacggaatgactgagggatgtaaacagtacatatggaaaagttcaggagaggaatgtaaaacacagacaggaatagcttcaagctgggtagtcagggagaaatgttgactttgaacgtccttccatatgagcagcatgactcccctctctcctcctacgatatggaatgccatctttggagagagggagtcaaagcagactgggaagaaatacaaaagctcaaatcagtcaggaggatgcaattttgtttcctgcaggcagagaactagcagaggctgcgattccaagagcagctgcaagtcatctttttggattgaaggccactaatattccattggaataatgtcatgattaggaagaaggaggaggaggaaagagatggagaggtggcacctcagcggccattcctgtgttacattcttgactgcatttacataaacttatggctcctcttttttggtttcttaaacattttattttatctgacacattcctgacctttatgatttgtgccacatattggtcctaaacaacaagatgtatgaaaaagaaaccacttactggataaaggactgtttgccatggtcatgggagctggcaagtaagtcaatgcaagatctgaaagatcacaagaatgatcattcaattctgtttaatataccagagacctatattaatgttactgaaagcaaatccctaatgacaaaagtaactaaacagttactttgaaatcacactgcacaatttgtgatgcacgtgcttaagtacactaaggtagttttattgaattactaatcaacacttgtcaaacataacaaacactatgacaagtatacctctcaaagtagtttacttggtagttatttcacaagcaggaaagtattttcagaagagtttaggaagttggataggccatgaatgtatgaaggagaatgagtctgatatcattctagaaaggtactttgaaatgtgtttgcaattgcgagtacctgtcatttgtgtttgtgatatttgctcaaaaatggagaaatctcagttcccaactgcaatcagtaagcattttagacaacagtaagtgataagtgtcaattttaaggaatatttattgtcatgtttaatgagtatcaactatggtgtaacacatcgctttggtaaaggtgtacatctcacaatgtctatagtaccgatgaacaatggtcaccaccacaaagtgattattatttttttttaattcaaatgatggctttaaacttttatacccttctctgttgtgcataatgtggtgtcaccgccagacaccacacttgctaggtggtagcctttaaatcggccgcggtccggtagtatacgtcggacccgcgtgtcgccactatcagtgattgcagaccgagcgccaccacacggcaggtctagagagacttcctagcactcgccccagctgtacaaccgtctttgtagtgatggttcactgacaaaatacgctctcatttgccgagacgatagtttagcatagccttcagctacctcatttgctacaacctagcaaggggcccatatcagttactattgatattgtgaatcatgtaccatcaagacagacgttcatcattaatggattaaagttaagtattccaccagctaagtcagtttttctaaattctaatttccttgtcctgttccagacctcacgccagcctgcgtgagttaaaacgcatgcattttggcctcctctagtaacacctgccaaccacaacacacaaaatctagtggaaattgatgcagcgtatctgcagggtgggataacgataattagtttatcgttcttcacagttcatgatgatttcagtgttttattctatcatgatgatgatgatacctggttagggggcactcaatggcgtggttatcagcatccacacgaatccccaaattttacatggtccagccatgccactttcacaaatgatgatggcaacacaaacaaccagtccatgggtttattccttgctgtctcattcttgttcagcaatgtgccttccccctagaactgtcagcatcatgacaactgccattacatcaggagaacgaagatgaagtcgagctgtcagtaagattctgtacactaaccaatgacacatgacttgacattaataattaaagagagttacttgttttaaattaagagccagtatatgagtggtctttcagatattttttggttcatttagcaggtaatttagacttgagatagcatttcagttaacagtgctaaagaagttgcaaagtttgtgatgtcaggaaacagactgccatgggagatgcaatgagactgaaatggagatgaataggatattaataaaggagtttatttgattaagcaagttggtagtgtgcagagtagctcagaataggaggaagtattttaacggttcaaagccctgagctgatgaaatatgtcctcaccctgggaggaggacaggaagcagtgtggggttcattacatgccacagaaccaaactttatatgctactggtgaaaatcacacttgctctgccagtctcatacgtgcatccactactttcactcacctgagcgatggggcgcgtgccttcctcctcagcagggcctgattgacaaaaaaagaatttgcgtgttaatataaaaaatactttatctgcacaagtaaaacaaactagtgataaactaagtgtgtttcaacatgacctgataaagaacagaatcaattgtttctatcttttagaaaaagtacggatcagtgtataattgagcatctaatctactcaattataaacaaccatcaatattaccgagttccagaaagccagaactttattccggttgcacgcttgctatctgaagactggcagggacaaataaatgtttattgtcatcatttcacataattattgatcaaattttaaaatctgcttaataaaacatacaatcttatgttacacagtaaacacagtgtcacgtttaacatttaggaactgtgtgtaagcttgtttatgcaccttcactacttgcattcatgtaccgacattatattcatccagtatttggcaatgagagcacttagtgttttgcagaaaacttcaccataattttaaattatcatgaatttctctcacagataccccacagaaagtaatagcaaaaatgtttatcacttaccacatttttgctgtttgtgcagtaataatgccacatcaaacacattcaatgtaacactcctttctttacttacagatgggtacaagtagtgaggagaatgagtggcaggtgaggcagattatttctcaggtggattttttgtagaggtgagacagaaagaaaatctgatgcgtatgggaacaggatggattaggagacataataggaatgaggtggaagtggatggagtagcatctggctggtgttttacaattctgccttatgccacagaacagaggtatgtcagttgctggcatctgaacaggcttgaaactgaaactcaccctcagtgcagcggatcttgccaatgacagccactgcacggtttccaccctggagccatgcgacactggacaacttaacagtatttctccactacatagcctttgtaggggaatgtgcagtggctcactagccaacccaagttccagactcgacatcaactatctactttggaatgcatgactatattaataagaatgcggcccacaatattggcattgccagtgctacctacagcagtgtttgtcagttgttacagacagagtgctcaactggaagcttcaagaatagttttcatattagtggcaatcttttcatgcatcagggcattctcttccttgccttcatcagaaagttgtttcatttgcttcatgttggcatgtaccatctgtgccacaatgaaacactcttcctcttgtccactcaggaacatctctcttctagtgcttttataattccttttttgtctctggaagctttttaccagtgtcttgtcatccattaggtagccttcatctctgtgttcaagtgcttctgcatagtgtttgaatggttttgctccgtgttcaaatgccttgtggcacttctttctttcatcctggtatctttctgcctgcaccattccacatcatcatacctccttactgatgtcttggcccaatttctgtatttttcttccaggtgtgtgcctcatggttgacactgcaatctcctccatggggatgacagttcatacttttggctgctgttacagtcaagacttttcctctgagcacagc
This region includes:
- the LOC124572280 gene encoding proline-rich protein HaeIII subfamily 1-like is translated as MWAYGLLLRRGKPTPPAGETDAPGGGNRRPRRGKPTPPAGETDAPGGGNRRPRRGKPTPPAGETDAPGGGNRRPRRGKPTPPAGETDAPGGGNRRPRRGKPTPPAGETDAPGGGNRRPRRGKPTPPAGETDNRCVPHG